The genomic window gaccaatgcatccttgTAATATGGGAGgataccagagcacccggaggaaacccacgcgagcACGGGGAGAACGGAGAATTCTTTACAGCCGAGAATGATGATGTGGACGTtggggaattgaacccatttgCGAGtcctataaaactctagttggtTGTTACAATACGCTGCCGCCTTGCCAGGGTACGTTCGGACCACGAAGGGACTATTGATACATGTGCGCATTACTGAGTGTATCTGTTCAGAGGAACTTCTGCCACTTTAAGCCCTTACGCTGGTCAGTGTCATGACATTCCGTCCGTTGCTATGCTCATATCGTTCTGCCTCCCCGTAAGCTGGCCTTCCTCCTCAATTCTGAAACGCACATCACCGAACCCCTCTTACAAATCCGTACAGTAAGAACTCCATCCTCCGTCAACAGATCCGCCATTACAATGAATCGGTCTGGGTCGGAATACACTTCAGGCTGGGCTTCGATCTCAGACCTTACGTGGTACCGCTGCACTACTATCTCAAACAGCAAAACTCGGAAGGTAGGAAAAcgcccaattttgatggtatcagaaagaatctgTCGTCTGTCaactgggacaggctgtttcagACACTTATGTATTTGTTAAGTTGGAGGCTTTGAAAATTGTCGTTATGAGAGTACAATGCTTGTATGTAAAAGGTAAAAATTACAAGTGTAGAAAACCGTGGTTATCTAGAGATGTGGAGGCGCAGGCTGAGAGGAACTGGAGATGTCTATCATGTATAAGCAGGTAGGAACAACATATGTTTTTATGGAGTAACCCTAATGCAATGGAACACATAAAAAGGAATCAGGAGTGCCAAAGGAAGGCATGAGTTTTCCCCAACAGACAAGTAAAGGGGAATGATCGGGGATACTACatatatgttaagaacaaaagcaTTGCAAAGGACAAAAGTTATTCCTCTGGAAAAACTGAATGGTATTCCATGTGTATAGTCAAAAGAAGTGGGGAGGTCATAAATGATTTTTCTTTTTCATCTGTATTTAGTCAGTAGACCGCTACAGCATCTATAGCACAGAGGCAAAGCGGAAACATCTTCACAGAGGAGGACGTGTCTGTTGCCCTGTCGCAGCTTAGGGATACAAGTGGAAACATCACCGGCTTGTTAAAAGTGATAGTCAGCAGTATGTGATGTATCAGAGGACTGGAGTATAGGTAATGTTTTTCCTGTAATCATGAAGCAGAAAGCTATCGGGCGGTCAGCCGGCTACTAATAGTGGCAAAATTAGTTGAAGGTATTCTAATCAAATGGATACATAAGTATCTGTTTTAACATGGATGAGGATTAATCAGCTTAGTTTCCTGCCTATACGTTATTGAGGCCGTTGCCACtaaagttgatgaaagcaaggctATGGACATTctatacatggatttcagtaatccAGTTGAGAAGGGCCCGCGTGGGCGTTTGGTCAAGAAGTTTCGATGCATTCAAGATTAGGTAGTAATTTGAATTGGACACTGGCCTTGCGGAGAAGCGAAGTACATAGTTGCCTCTCtggctggagacctgtgactagttgaGAGCCGTAGGGATTGATGCCGTGTCCGTCGTTGTTTGCCATCTATCTAAGGGatttgaatgataatgtggttaactcgaTTCGTAAAATTCAGGGACCACACTAAGATCGGGAAtatagtagacagtgaggaataCTGTCATGGCCTGCAGCGGGATTTGGGCGAGCTGGAAATTGTGCTTaaaacggcagatggaacttaattcaGTCAAGTGCGAGATTTGCAACTTCAGTCAGACCAGCCACGGTAGATCTTAAACAGTGAAAGactgggcactgaggagtgcggcagAGCAAAGGAATCTGGGATTACAGGTCCATAATTGACTGAAAATAGCGTCACAGGTTGATCGGGTCGTAATAAGAGATGTTTGTAAATTGGTCTTAACTAAAAGTATTGGGTAAAGGAGATGCAAAGTTATGTTTAAGTTGTCAAAACTGAGAAATAAACAAGTTTGCAAGAGAACAGAAGAATTTTTATAGGGAATTCCTGGGTCTTAAGGACCTTAGCTATAAGGGAAtattgaattggttaggactttaatTTCTGGAATATAGAATATTTAGAGGAAATATCACAGAGGTTTAttaattatgatgggtatagataggttgAACCATTCAGGTGTTTTCCACCGAGGCTAGGTGGGAATAAAAGcagaggttaagagtgaaagttgaaaagtttgaGGGGATCCGTCTTAACTCAAAAGTTATGGCAACGTTTAAAGACCTGGCAGCAAATATTGGCGCATGCGAGCTCTTCAAAGTTTAAGCGAAGTATGGATACTAACATAGATGGGGAGAGTATGAAGGGTTAGGATCCCAGTGGTGATCGAAGGAATCGGGCACTTTAACTCGTTCAGCACGGAGCAGATAggacgaatggcctgtttccgtgctgtcctctactataACTCGATGACTCCATGACTCAAAATGAACTAGATGAGGTAGTGTAAATTGGAATATTAAGCTTGCAGGTGGCAAGAAGCTTTGCTGACCTGGAGATAATGTGGAGTATTGCTGTACGCTGCAGCAGGACGGAGACAGGATGTGGTGGTAGGCTAATAAAGAGTAGGTGTTGTTCAACCCCGACAAGTGTGAAGTTAGATTGTAGAAGGAAATTTGGGATCCGCACCACAGATCTGCAGCAGAAATTGACATGGTTATTGAGAACGCATGTGGTGTGTTGCCCGGGGTGGTGTCAGAGGCAGGCACAATAGATCACTTAGGAAACTCCTTGATAAGCATATGGAGGTCTGTGTGGGAGCGATGATTCAGATTGATCTTAAAATAGCTTGTAATGTAGTCACAACACCGCGGAACGTAGAGTTTGTATTGAAACTAATGCTTTAGTATATTAGTGTTTCCAAAGACATGTATTAAGGATTATAATAGTCTGCAACACTTTTAGGGATGGAGATCCAACTGACTGGACAATTTCTCATTTCATTCACCGGGCATGGAGCGTCTGCAGTCTACTACATGCTTCCCGAAGAGCTCTGGGACAATCCTCCAACAGCAACCGACCCACGAGTGAGTACCAGCTGAAAGCGGACATACGTTGTATTGtgtctgaccccccacccccctcaatCTCTAGAGAGGCAGGTGTTCAGGAAGGAGTCTTGCAGAATCGTCTGAATGTAACTTCTTTAACAGCATCTGAAATCAGACACAAGTACTTGACCAGGAGGAAAAACTGGAGTTGGTTCAGGTGTTTGAGATTAAGCCATAGAGATCTGTCAGCACCGAATAATGTCAATGTTTTCCAGGAGGGTGTGGAATTCGGCACCTCAAGACGCCTTTGCTGTCCAATATGAAGGAAGAGTTTGGGGTTACTTAAATGCACACGGTGCAAAAGGATGATTATCTTAAcgggaaatcatgcctgacaaatatgCCGGTATTCTTTGAGGAAACGACAGGCCGGTCTGAAAAAAGGCGAGGAAGTGTGATAAATCAGTgtatctgaatctgaacctgaggTAGATGCAGTAGTCATGGTGGGTGCGTTTCTAACCGATTGTTTCTGTTCCGGGATGataaagggagaggaggtgtagggggaaGTATCGCTGGTCCGGAATCTGGGCGGTGAGTGGAACTGCAAAGTGATCTCAGATATGACTTGACAACTGATTGAATGGAAGAACAGGGTGGAAAGCGGGGGGCTGGTGAATCGGAATTTCCCTGTTGCCATATTACGCTGTTTGCATCTCTCAGGTGTTCGTCACtcgtttaccaatgatggatgtGTTCGCCATGAAAAGCCATTGGTTTCACTTTTCCGACCTAGTTGATTACAAGCGCAAGATCACTGCGCAGAAAGTCCATGTCAACAATTCCAACTTCTTCCTGTATTCCTGCTTGAGGTAGGTCATACAACGACACGTTTATTTAGGTTTTTCTACGATCAGTGTCCAATGGGCTTTCCTAGAATGTACTGGGGCAGCTCGCAAGATTCCGGAGCTAACATATCATATGCACAGCTTCCTCATCAGAACCCACAGTTTCCCAATATCCAATGACAGCAGCATGCCTCCACAGGACAACCCCACTCCGTGGTGTGAGGAACACTTACTCCGAGGGTGAATCCATCACTCTCACCACGTCACCAATAGCAAACGTCTTAACCCCATGCAGATACAGCACTGGAAAGTGAAACACGAGATTTCACCCAGGTTAACCAACAACCACTCTTCCCTCTCCCAATCCCTGTCCCGGGCAAAAGATCTGAATTTCATTGCTGGTGCTCCGAGACTACGGAGAGCATAAAGCAGAGCCACCATGTAGTGTCCCGTTTTGGATGTCCAGACACAGTTAGTCCGCATCTTTGTCCCAACTTCCTGCAAAGTCACTTCATGCACTGTCAGAATCAGACCATTATCACTATCCCATCTAAAGACAACACCTCGCATGAAGGCACCGTGAATCCCCGTGTTGTGCGAGGCGGCATTGTGTACGTCCTGCTGAGCGAGCAGTGAACCACGTCTACGGGCTCACCTCGCTGCACACGACTGAGGCTTCTTCAGATTCTGGCACCAATAAATTCGAGGCCAAAGGCTCAGAATTGGTGAGTAAATGCATGAGGAAGATTGTCTCTGTGAGCGGGTCGATAAATAAATCAGAGACAATGTATCATTAGGGTGCTCACGCTGACAGAGGGGTGGAAACTCTCCCATGGTGAACCCCATCTCCTCACGCTGCTCTTTCAAAGGGAAGGGACCGTTTGAACGACTGTCCTCGACTCTAAAGTTGAATGAATGAATGCTGTTCGACCACAGAGCCCTGCAAAAAATTCTTAAGCTTTTCAAATTTTCCAGACAGATTTCTCAGTCAAGATCTCCCCTGTACAAAACACTGCTGGCCTGAGACTGTTTTATCATAAGATACTCCAAAGTTTCACCCTCAATAATGACTCAAAAATCTCATCAGCAGGTAG from Hypanus sabinus isolate sHypSab1 chromosome 18, sHypSab1.hap1, whole genome shotgun sequence includes these protein-coding regions:
- the LOC132377478 gene encoding uncharacterized protein LOC132377478, whose amino-acid sequence is MMQYLRLEYLKSRVVFSSPALAVLDSISTCHPSVYKGSGQANTQYSKSALRVTMLPVFLLVASLASVEGFSKDHCLGYDVLCTTADYEIRHYNESVWVGIHFRLGFDLRPYVVPLHYYLKQQNSEGMEIQLTGQFLISFTGHGASAVYYMLPEELWDNPPTATDPRVFVTRLPMMDVFAMKSHWFHFSDLVDYKRKITAQKVHVNNSNFFLYSCLRDSVVIPTWITGQEIWFVATGGFDCPAQ